In Acinetobacter sp. C32I, one genomic interval encodes:
- a CDS encoding poly alpha-glucosyltransferase — translation MSITTILALEQLTHLLSEHFFKQVQPHIDVSKAVIFCSYGEQTQRCQVWNSACSGFADIQQQLFNFLEQHIAVTEKLPTFLKFDIAFHIQQEKWSDIEQTLKNQFHNNHYRKGISFDADFNCCFLEQELYGKAIIRALSYNSPNFLDEKNLNNSLLRKYPNQQHNIKIKELQQLWTFDTYAVIYEAEQLVPLHSQFTENGVRYLVEPKKQHFKKMIESNAQFLYQQIQQDGRFAYGFFPAYDREIRSYNTVRHCTSVYALLETLVIRSHHVFIEKIQLAIDYALKHFYIEKQVELAYMLDGNEATGLDEIKLGANAAAILMLSKYQEITGDDRYLVYAQALANGILSMVNDAGETTHVLHYPSYEIKEKFRIIYYDGEAALGLLRLYQLHADEKLLQTVKCMFERFIEKKYDRYHDHWLSYCSNELTKICPEEKYFQFGLNNYLRHLVFIRNRKTAYATLLEMMMAAYQMVLRIRALGLGHLFEKAQFDDLKKLIEFRAEFQRTGFFYPEVAMYMARPDKALNAFYVRHDRFRVRIDDQEHNLSGYVAYVQHFETEA, via the coding sequence ATGAGCATTACAACGATTTTAGCACTTGAGCAATTGACACATTTGTTGAGTGAACACTTTTTTAAGCAGGTACAGCCACATATTGATGTGTCTAAAGCAGTGATTTTCTGTTCTTATGGTGAGCAGACGCAACGTTGTCAAGTCTGGAATTCAGCCTGCTCAGGTTTTGCTGATATTCAACAGCAATTATTTAATTTTCTTGAGCAACACATCGCTGTAACTGAAAAGCTGCCTACATTTCTAAAATTTGATATTGCCTTTCATATCCAACAAGAAAAATGGTCGGATATTGAACAGACTTTGAAGAACCAATTCCATAATAATCATTATCGGAAAGGAATCAGTTTCGATGCAGATTTTAACTGTTGTTTCTTAGAGCAAGAGTTATACGGCAAAGCCATTATTCGTGCGCTGAGCTATAACAGTCCTAATTTTCTTGATGAAAAAAACTTAAATAATAGCCTTTTAAGAAAATATCCAAATCAGCAACACAACATCAAAATTAAGGAACTTCAACAGCTCTGGACTTTTGATACTTATGCTGTGATTTATGAAGCAGAGCAGTTGGTACCTTTGCACAGTCAGTTCACTGAAAATGGCGTGCGTTATCTAGTTGAGCCGAAAAAACAGCATTTTAAAAAAATGATAGAAAGCAATGCTCAATTTCTTTATCAGCAAATTCAGCAGGATGGGCGATTCGCGTATGGTTTTTTCCCCGCCTATGATCGTGAAATTCGGAGTTACAACACGGTTCGGCACTGTACTTCGGTCTATGCCTTACTCGAAACTTTAGTGATTCGATCACATCACGTTTTTATCGAAAAAATTCAGTTGGCGATTGATTATGCGTTAAAGCATTTCTATATCGAAAAACAGGTGGAATTGGCTTATATGCTGGATGGTAATGAAGCCACAGGCCTAGATGAAATTAAGCTAGGGGCCAATGCTGCCGCGATTTTAATGCTCAGCAAATATCAAGAAATTACAGGTGATGATCGCTATCTGGTTTATGCACAGGCCTTAGCCAATGGCATTTTATCGATGGTCAATGATGCAGGTGAAACCACACATGTACTGCATTACCCAAGCTATGAGATTAAAGAGAAATTCCGCATCATTTATTATGATGGTGAAGCTGCTTTGGGCTTATTACGTCTTTATCAACTTCATGCAGACGAAAAATTACTGCAAACCGTTAAATGCATGTTTGAACGATTCATTGAAAAAAAATATGATCGTTATCATGATCACTGGCTCAGCTACTGTAGCAATGAACTGACCAAAATTTGCCCCGAAGAAAAATATTTCCAGTTTGGCCTGAATAATTATTTAAGGCATCTGGTATTTATCCGTAACCGTAAAACGGCCTATGCCACTTTGTTGGAAATGATGATGGCAGCCTATCAAATGGTTCTCCGAATTCGAGCACTGGGTTTAGGACATTTGTTCGAAAAGGCGCAGTTTGATGATCTAAAAAAGCTGATTGAGTTTCGGGCTGAGTTTCAGCGCACAGGATTTTTCTATCCAGAAGTCGCCATGTATATGGCACGGCCAGATAAAGCATTGAATGCCTTCTATGTGCGGCATGATCGTTTTCGTGTACGGATTGATGACCAAGAACATAATCTTTCAGGTTATGTGGCCTATGTTCAGCATTTTGAAACTGAAGCTTGA